In a genomic window of Bradyrhizobium ontarionense:
- a CDS encoding polysaccharide biosynthesis/export family protein, which translates to MAILGLMRWGFVATVASLSAACSLMPASGPNQDAVRSSEAGSEQSLPYALVKVTPDVERVLASFAPRLTDSATQAFKRPPTEIRFGIGDVVSVTIFEAAAGGLFIPIEAGVRPGNYVTIPNQNVDNNGFISVPYAGAIRAKGRTPAEVQQAIVDALKNRAIEPQAVVTLIEQRTSLISVLGEVNAPSRFPANAAGERMLDAITRAGGPKGQGFDTWVMLEREGRRTTIPFGQIVYEPTNNVYIQPNDTIYVYREPQTFVAFGASGAQGQFNFEAWRISLAEGVAKAGGLNDSAADPAAVFLYRGESREVAEQLGVDTHRFPGPVVPVIYNVNFRDPSGYFMATKFQVRNKDVVYISNSQSVESAKIMQYIRLVSATVNDPIVAATNGVTLRTAIKTSP; encoded by the coding sequence ATGGCCATTCTGGGGCTGATGCGTTGGGGATTTGTCGCGACCGTGGCATCTTTGTCTGCGGCCTGCAGCCTCATGCCGGCCAGCGGCCCCAACCAGGACGCCGTTCGCTCATCGGAAGCCGGCAGCGAGCAGAGCCTGCCTTACGCGCTGGTCAAGGTCACGCCGGACGTCGAGCGTGTCCTTGCATCCTTTGCGCCGCGGCTGACCGACTCCGCCACGCAGGCTTTCAAGCGGCCTCCGACCGAAATCCGCTTCGGCATCGGCGATGTCGTCAGCGTCACGATCTTCGAGGCCGCGGCCGGTGGTCTCTTCATTCCGATCGAAGCGGGCGTTCGTCCGGGCAACTACGTCACGATCCCCAACCAGAACGTCGACAACAACGGCTTCATCTCGGTGCCCTATGCCGGTGCGATCCGCGCCAAGGGCCGGACCCCGGCTGAAGTGCAGCAGGCCATCGTCGACGCGCTCAAGAACCGGGCGATCGAACCGCAGGCCGTCGTGACCCTGATCGAGCAGAGAACGTCGCTGATCAGTGTTCTGGGCGAGGTCAATGCGCCGTCTCGCTTTCCGGCAAACGCGGCTGGCGAGCGCATGCTCGACGCGATCACCCGCGCCGGCGGACCCAAGGGGCAGGGCTTCGATACCTGGGTCATGCTCGAGCGTGAAGGCCGCCGGACGACGATCCCGTTTGGCCAGATCGTCTACGAACCGACGAACAACGTCTATATTCAGCCGAACGATACCATCTACGTCTATCGCGAGCCGCAGACATTTGTCGCGTTCGGCGCATCCGGCGCGCAGGGCCAGTTCAACTTCGAGGCCTGGCGCATCTCGCTGGCGGAAGGCGTCGCCAAGGCGGGTGGCCTGAACGACTCGGCGGCCGACCCGGCGGCCGTCTTCCTGTATCGCGGCGAAAGCCGTGAAGTCGCTGAGCAGCTCGGGGTCGACACCCATCGTTTCCCCGGCCCGGTCGTTCCCGTGATCTACAACGTGAATTTCCGCGATCCCAGCGGCTACTTCATGGCGACCAAGTTCCAGGTCCGCAACAAGGATGTCGTGTACATCTCGAATTCGCAGTCGGTCGAATCCGCCAAGATCATGCAGTACATCAGGCTCGTGAGCGCGACCGTGAACGATCCGATCGTGGCCGCCACCAACGGGGTGACCTTGCGGACGGCGATCAAGACGTCGCCCTGA
- a CDS encoding transglutaminase-like cysteine peptidase, with amino-acid sequence MGRKLKIYSVALFALLLGVSQSVQAAMIGAPLNLRYQVDRIKLDAPALPPMAHIKFCMAYPEDCRSNAMVFRGGGIDLTADRYAELVKVNAEVNRSIIPTRNTRGVAAEEWVVGPSRGDCNDYAVTKRHALLQRGWPARALLLAEVVTNWGEHHLVLVVRTRSGDVVVDNLNANVRPWSKTSYRWVRVQSPSNPRYWSNVAGSTV; translated from the coding sequence ATGGGACGGAAGCTCAAAATCTATTCAGTGGCGCTGTTCGCCTTGTTGTTGGGCGTCAGCCAGAGTGTGCAGGCCGCAATGATCGGCGCGCCATTGAACCTGAGATATCAGGTCGATCGCATCAAGCTCGACGCGCCGGCGCTCCCGCCGATGGCCCACATCAAGTTCTGCATGGCGTATCCGGAGGATTGCCGGTCGAACGCCATGGTCTTCCGCGGCGGCGGGATTGACCTGACCGCCGACCGCTACGCGGAGCTGGTGAAGGTCAATGCCGAGGTCAACCGCTCCATCATTCCGACCCGCAATACCCGTGGCGTCGCGGCCGAAGAGTGGGTGGTGGGTCCCTCACGTGGCGACTGCAACGACTATGCGGTGACCAAGCGGCACGCCCTGCTGCAGCGCGGCTGGCCGGCGCGCGCGTTGCTGTTGGCCGAAGTCGTGACGAATTGGGGCGAGCATCATCTGGTGCTGGTGGTGCGGACCCGCTCGGGCGACGTCGTCGTCGACAATCTCAACGCCAATGTCCGGCCCTGGTCCAAGACCAGCTACCGGTGGGTGCGGGTGCAATCCCCGTCGAATCCGCGTTACTGGTCGAACGTCGCCGGATCGACGGTCTGA
- a CDS encoding helix-turn-helix domain-containing protein: protein MKKHSYQEIIQKLAQADEMVRAGKSQVEICEVLGVSVMTFHRWRKLRSRAPEPKQVAAVEAPLEPLLPTAAPMPSVADMRRTLDELTAENRRLRKIVTDLLLEKARVEEQSPVRSANLEHQSH from the coding sequence ATGAAGAAGCACTCCTACCAGGAAATCATTCAAAAGCTTGCTCAGGCCGATGAAATGGTTCGTGCCGGCAAGTCCCAGGTGGAAATCTGCGAGGTGCTCGGTGTGAGCGTCATGACGTTCCATCGTTGGCGCAAGTTGCGATCGCGCGCACCCGAGCCGAAGCAGGTGGCGGCCGTCGAAGCTCCGCTCGAGCCGCTGCTGCCGACGGCAGCGCCGATGCCGTCCGTCGCCGACATGCGCCGGACACTGGACGAGCTCACGGCCGAGAACCGCCGGCTGCGGAAGATCGTCACCGATCTGCTTCTGGAAAAGGCCCGCGTCGAGGAGCAGTCCCCGGTTCGATCGGCAAACCTGGAGCACCAGAGCCACTGA